The genomic DNA AGGCGCGCAGGCAGGCGGTGCCGGGGGTCAAGCCCTGCGTTGACTGTGTGGCCGCGCGCGATGCGCGTCCGCAGGCCCGCGGCGGGTTCAACAGGCGGGGATCGAAGGACAGCCAGTTGAAGTAGCGGGTTGCGTCGGCCGGTGGGTCGGGGTGACGAGGGGGGATGTGCGTGCGCATCATGTGTCTGAATGGCTGGGGCGGGAAAATGGCTGATGATCTGCTGCGCTATGTGGTGCAGGCGGGGCCGGATATCCTGTGCCTGCAGGAGGTCATCCACGGCCCCGCGACCCAAGAGGCGTGGCTGACTTACCGCGACAGGACACATGTGTTGCCGCAGCGGGCGAATTTTTTTTGCGGATGTGTGTGGAGCCTTGCCCGATCATGCGGCGTTTTTCTGTCCCGCAGCGCAGGGTGTGCTTTGGCACGGTGACACCACGGTGCCGTCGCAGTGGGGGCTGGCGACGTTCGTGCGCCGGTCAATACCGGTGATCGGACAGGTGCAGGGGTTTGTGCACAAGGAATATGGCGCGGATGGCTATGGCGATCATCCCCGATCCCGCAGTGCGCATGGGGTGCGGGTGTATGACCACGACGCTGCGCGCGCGGTGAGTGTCACGCATATGCACGGGTTGCGCGATTTGCGCGGCAAGATGGATACGCCGGCGCGTGCCGATCAGGCCCGCAAACTGCGCGATATTGCGCGACAGGTGTCGGCACCGGGCGATTTGCGCATCGTCTGCGGTGATTTCAATGTGCAGCCCGACAGCGAAACACTCGCGATACTGGGCCGTGACGGGCTGACCGATCTGGTCACACGGGGCGGATTTCTCACGACCCGCAGTGCGCATTACACCAAGCCGGGCAAATTTGCCGATTACATGATGGTCAGCGATCCGTATGCCGTCAGACGTTTTGATGTGGTCGCCGCGCCGGAGGTGTCGGACCACTTGCCGCTTGTGCTCGAGATTTGAGCGGTGATGCGGGCCTGTGCCGGGCCCGCACCCTTTTTGCCGTCAGTCTTCCATCGCTTCCAGTTCGTCGATGAAGCCCGAAATCATCGACAGGCCCTTGTCCCAGAACGCAGGATCGGAGGCGTCGAGACCGAAGGGAGCGAGAAGCTCCTTGTGGTGTTTCGAGCCGCCCGCCTTGAGCATGTCGAAGTATTTCTCCTCGAAGCCTTCCTCGCCTTCGGCGTAGACGGCATAGAGCGCGTTTACCAGACCGTCGCCAAAGGCGTAGGCGTAGACGTAGAAGGGTGAGTGGACGAAGTGGGGGATGTAGGCCCAGAAAGTCTCGTACCCTTCCATGAATTCGAAGGCGGGGCCGAGGGATTCGGCCTGCACCGACATCCACAGCGCGTTGATGTCTTCGGGCGTCAGCTCTCCGCCGCGGCGTGCCGCGTGCAGTTTGCACTCGAAATCGTAGAACGCGATCTGCCGCACGACGGTGTTGATCATGTCTTCGACCTTGCCCGCCAGCAGCACCTTGCGTTCGGTTTGCGTCTTGGCCCCGTCGAGCATTTTGCGGAAGGTGAGCATTTCGCCGAAAACGGAGGCCGTTTCGGCCAGCGTGAGCGGGGTGGAGGAGAGCATTTCGCCCTGTCCGGCGGCCAGCACCTGATGCACCCCGTGGCCCAGTTCGTGCGCGAGTGTCATCACGTCGCGCGGTTTGCCCAGATAGTTGAGCATCACGTACGGGTGCACGTCCGTCACGGTGGGATGGGCAAAGGCACCCGGCGCCTTGCCGGGTTTTACGCCCGCGTCGATCCAGCCGTCGGTAAAGAAGGGTTTGGCCAGCTCGCCCATGCGGGAATCGAACGCGGAATAGGCGTCCATCACGGTGCGTTCGGCGGCGGCCCAATCGACGATTTTCGGGTCTTCCATCGGCAAGGGCGCGTTACGGTCCCAGACCTGCATCACGTCGAGACCGAGCCATTTGCGTTTCAGCTCATAGTACCGGTGGCTGAGTTTGGGGTAGGCGTTGACGACCGCGTTGCGCAGGGCCTCGACCACCTCGGGTTCGACCTGATTGGACAGGTGGCGGCCGGTTTGGGCCGTTTCCATGCCGCGCCAGCGGTCGATGATTTCCTTTTCCTTGGCTTGCGTGTTGTGCACGCGGGCAAAGGTTTTGACGTTGTTCTGGAACACTGCGGCCAGTTCGCGCGCGCCCGCCTCGCGGCGGCTGCGCTCGGGGTCGGTCAGCAGGTTCAGCGTGCCCTCGATCCCCATGATTTCACCGTCCACGTCGAATTCCAGACCCGCGATGGTTTCGTCGAACAGCCGTTCCCACGCGTCGCCCACCACGCCCAGATCGTGCATGAATTTCTCGAGCTCGTCGCTGAGTTGGTAGGGTTGCATGGCGCGGATGCGGTCGAAGATGGGTTTGTAGCGCGCCAGATCGGCGTTTTGCGCCAGCAGCCCGTCGAGGTGGTCGGTGTCGAGCTTGTTCAGCTCGAGCGTGAAGAACACCAGCGGCGTGGTGATATTGGTGATCTTTTCCTGGCAATCGGACATGAATTTGGCGCGTCCGCCGTCGGTCGTCTGCTGGTAGTAGCGCAGCCCCGCAAACGACATGATGCGGCCCGCGATCTGGTTGATCTTTTCGTTGCGCAGCACGCACTCCAGCAGACCCGCCGCGTCGAGTTCGGCCAGTTTGCCTTCGTAGTCGGCGGCAAAGCTGTTGCAGGCCTGCTCGAGCCAGTCGAGATCACGCTTCAGTTCTGCCGCGTCCTCGCCGGTGTAGAGATCATCGAGGTTCCATTCGGGCAGATCGCCCAACGGCTGTGCGCCCGCAGAGGCATTGGCGTCGCGCACGGGGAAGGGAAGCTGAAACATCGGTGATCCTTTTGACTGTGGGTGCCCCATAGGTAGGGGGCCACCGGTGCGGGGGCAAGCGGTGGCGGGGCAGCGATGGGATTAAAAACGGAACAAATTTGCGGGGGTGTCGCACAGGATGCGGGTGCGGGTCGCGTCATCGGGCACAACCCTGTCGAATGCGTCCAGAAGGGCGGCGGCATCGGGCATTGCCGTACCGTTGAGCATCAGGTGGGGCCAGTCGCTAGCCCAGAGGCATCTTTCGGGATTGGCGGCAATCAGGCGTGACACCAGCGCGTCAGCGTCGGTGTAGGGCGCATCGCACATCCGGTAGAGGGCCGAGAGTTTGACGAAAGCGTGCCCGTCTGCCAGCAACCCGCAGAGCGTGTCGATCCCGGAGCCGTTTGGATCAAGCCCGTCCGAGGGCCAAGCGACATGGTCGAAAACCACCGGGCAGGGCAGAGCCCGCACGTCGGCGGCAATATCGGCCATGTGGCGATCGGCGTGGCAGAGCATCTGGATGTGCAGCCCCCGTTCGGCGAGCGCGGGCGCCATGGCGCGCGCACCGTCCCATGTCAGCACCCCGCCGTGCACGTAATTGAGCCGCACCGCGTCCATGTTCCAATCGGTGAACTGGTCGATCTGTGCCTCGGTCGCGCCATCGGGCAGCAACCCCACGCCCCGTGCCACACCCCCCATGCGGCGCACCGCTTCGACGGTCACGCTGTTGTCAGTGCCGTAAAGGATGGAATGCACGATCACCGCGCGGGTCAGCCCCAGCGTATCGAGATGTTCACGGAAAAGCGCCAGCCAGCCGTCGAGCGTGGGGCCGGGGGCGGGGTTTTCGACCCTTCCGTCCCATAAGGCATATTCGTCACACCCCGCGACCAGATGCACATGGGCGTCCACCGCGCCGGGGGGCGGGGCTTTGGCGGGGGCGCGTGGTTCGGGGGGCATTATCGCGTCGGGTTTACCCATAGGTGGCCAGCATGTCCTTGAGATCGTCGAGTGTGTTGGCCTCGGCCAGTGGTTTGTCCTGCCGCCAGCGTAGCATGCGCGGAAAGCGCAGCGCCACGCCGGATTTGTGGCGGGGGGAGGCCTGTATCCCCTCGAACGCGATTTCGAAGACGTGGTGCGGGGTCACTTGCCGCACGGGGCCGAACCGCTGTTGCGTGTTCTTGCGCACCCAATTCGTGATCTTGCGAAATTCGGCGTCGGTCAGACCGGAGTAGGCCTTGGTGAAGGGCACCAACGCGTCCCCGTCCCAGACGGCAAAGGTGAAATCGGTGAACAGGTTCGCCCGCCGCCCCGATCCCGACTGGGCATAGATCATCACCGCGTCGATCGTCAGCGGCGCGAGTTTCCATTTCCACCAATCGCCCTTTTTGCGGCCCGCAAGATAGGGGCTGTCGGCGCGTTTGAGCATCAACCCTTCGGCGTGGGCATCGCGGGCACCGTCACGGTAGCTGTGCAGATCGGACCAGTCGTCAAAGGGCAGTTGTGGTGACAGGCGCACGGGCGCGTCGGGGGGCAGATCGGCGCATAGCGTTTCAAGCGTGGCACGCCGCTGTGCAAAGGGGTGCTCGCGCATGTCGGCGCCTTGGTGCTCAAGCAGATCATAGGCGTGCAGCACGACCGGCGCGTCGGCCAGCAGCTTTTTCGGGACCGTCTTGCGCCCGATGCGCGGTTGCAGCGTATTGAAGCTGGCCGGATGCGGATCGCTCGCGTGCCAGACCAGCAATTCGCCATCGAGCACGGTGCCGTCGGGCAGATAGTCCACCGCGCGGGCGAGTTCGGGAAAGCGGTCGGTCATCAGCTCTTCGCCCCGCGACCAGACGAAATGTTCGCCCCCGCGCAGGATCAGCTGGCCGCGGATGCCATCCCACTTCCATTCGGCGCGCCAATCAGCGGTGTTCTCCAGCGCCTCGGGCCCGTCCTCGAGCGCGTAGGCCAGATAGAACGGATAGGGGCGCGAAGCGTCGGCGCTGGCGTCCTCGGCTTCGATCAGCGCGTACCATGTCGTATCGTCGGGGTGCCAGTTGCCCATGAGCCGGTGGGCCAGTTCGGCTTCGTCGCGGTCGGTGGCGCGGGCCAGCGCGCGGGTCATCAGTTTCTGGCTGACGCCCACCCGCATGCCGCCGGTGATGAGCTTGTTGAAGATGAAACGCTCCGTCCCGCCAAGGCGCGCCCATGCGTCCAGCACGAAGGCTTTCTTGGCCTCTTCGTCCTGTTTGTAGACCGCGCGCAGATCGGTGATCCATTGTGACAGGGGGCGGTTGTCGGTGGTGGTGTTCGGCGGCAGCACCAGCGCGATGGTTTCAGCCAGATCGCCCACGATCGGGTAGCATTCCTCGAATAGCCACAAAGGGATGCCCGCCACCTCGGCCCCCCATTCGCGCAGCTTGGTCGTGGTTACGGCGCGTTTAGGACGGCGACCGGAGAAGAGCGCGATGGTCCAGATCTTGTCGACCTCGGCGGCATTCTGGAAATAGTCGGCCAGCGCGTTGACCTTGACGGTTGTTTTGGTCGACTGGTCGATGGCGTTGAAGAGATCGGCAAAGGCTCTCATGCGGCTTCGCCCGTGTCGTCCTGCGCGTCGAGGGATTCGCCCTCGAACTGGGTGGGGACGACTTGCGCGTTCCAGCCCTGTTCGTTCAGGTATCGCGCGAAGATATCGGTGTAACCATGCGTTACATATATGTTTTCCGCTTCGGTCTGTCGGAGGGCCCACAGCAGGCCCGCCCAGTCGGCGTGGTCGGAGATGATAAAGCCGCGGTCGCCCGCCCGCCGCCGCCGCACGCCGCGCATCGCCATCCAGCCCGAGGCAAAGCCGCTTTCGAGCGGGCCGAATTTGCGCGCCCACGCAGAGCCGAGCGCCGAGGGCGGTGCCAGCACCATCGCGCCGGGGTGGGTTTTGGCGGTGACGTCCTTGTCGGCCAGCGTGGTGTCGGGCAGCGTGATGTTCTGCCCGCGTAACACGGCGTTGGTATTCTCGATCGCCGTATGGCACAGGATCGGGCCGATGCCGGGGTCCAGCATCGAGATGAGCCGCTGCGCCTTGCCCAGCGAATACGCCCCCAGCATGGCGGTTTTGCCTGCCGCAGCGCAGGCCCGCCACCATCCGTTGATCTCCTCGGCGACGCTGTGCTGCGGGGCCCAGCTGAACACCGGCAGGCCAAAGGTGCTTTCGGTGATGAAATGGTGGCATTTGACCGGCTCGAACGGGGCCGACAGCCCGTCGTCGATCACTTTGTAATCGCCCGACGCCACCCAGATTTCGCCGCCCACCTCGACCCGGATCTGCGCAGAGCCGGGCACGTGGCCCGCGGGATGGAACGACACGGTTGCCCCGCCGATCTGGCGCCGTTCACCGTAGGCGATGCCCTCGGCGGTGATATCCCCCAAGCGGTGGCGCATGACGGGCAGGGCGTCGTGGGTGGCCAGATACCGCCCCATGCCCCAGCGGGCGTGGTCGGCATGGCCGTGGGTGATCAGGGCGCGGTCCACCTGTCGCCACGGATCGATGTAGAAATCACCGGCAGCACAATAGATGCCTTCGGGGGTGAAAGTGAGGACGGGTTGCTGTGTCATGCCACGCAACGTAGCGGGCGGGCGGTGACTAGCCAGTCGCGGTTTGCAGGAAAAGTTTGACCATGTCGTCGAATACCGGACCGCGGATGGCCTCGACCTCCATCAGGATTTCGTGCTCGCCGCCCTCGACGATCTGCAGACGCCCGCCTTTCCAGTTCTCCATGCGGGCGTGGATCCGCGGCACGTCGACGATGCGTTCATTGCTGCCCAGAAAGGTGATGCAGGGCAGATTGGGGGCGGCGCGGCTGGCCAGATGTTTGGTTTCCGACAGCGCCTCGCGCAGCCACGTAAAGCTGGGGCCGCCCAGTTGCAGATCGGGATGCGCCTGTATCTGGTCGATCATCATGTCATACATCTGCTGGTCTGTGGTCAGCATGTTGTCGTCGAAAGGTTCGGTCAGCACATAGGGCGCGACGCTGGTCGAGGGGGGCAGGCGGTGGCCCTGGTTGAGTTTCGGCATTAGGGTCGACAGCACACGCGCGGCAATGCGCATGTGCGGGCTGATGTGGATACCCCACATCGGACCGGTGAAGCAGGCGGCCTGTACCGACAGCCCCTCCATCACGGCACGCAGGCCGATGCAGCCGCCCATGGAGTGCGCCACGAGGAAATAGGGCCGCGGCAGGTTCAGCTCACGCGCGGCGCGCATCACGGTGGCCACGTCTTTCTGATAGTCGGAAAAGCTTTCGACGTGGCCTGTCAGCCGGTCGGGCAACATGCGCGAGGCCAGTCCCTGACCGCGCCAGTCCACCGCGATGGTGGCAAGCCCGCGGGCGGCGAATTCACCCGCCGCGGGCCCGTATTTTTCGACATATTCCGTGCGCCCGGGAAACAGCAGCACCGTGCCGCGGGCGTCCGGTTGGGTCCAGACGCCCAAACGGATCTGCAACCCATCGGATGTGTCGGCCCAATAGGCCGCCGCGGGATCGGGTCCCGGGTGTACATCCGTAAACAGGGGGGCAGGCGTCAGGGGCATCTGAAGTCCGGTTCAGGCCAGAGCGGAGGCCAGTTTCATCGCCATGCCCATATCGCCATCGACGCTGAGCTTGCCGGACATGAAAGCGGACGTCGGGTTGATGTCGCCTTCGATGATGCCGCGGAACGTGTCGGAATCGGCGGACATGGTCACGTCTGCTTCTTCGTCGCCCGCGCGTGCGCCGGCGTCGTCGATCATCACGGCGCCTTCGCCTTCGATGTCGAACTTGGCGGTGCCGCCAATGTCTTCACCCGCCAGCTTTTCGTTCAGCACCTTGACCGCTTCGTTCACAATATCGCTCATCTTAAGCCCTTTTTTGGCAAATGGTGACGGACATCTCTGGAATTGCGCCCCCCACCTGTTACATTCACTGTTGTTATGCGTATCCCGACCGTCAACCTCAAACATACCGTTACGGCACTTGGCCTGACTTTGTTGCTTGTTGGTCCCGTCATGGGGCAACAGGATACGCAGGAATTGCTCGAGACGTTGCGCACGGCGACGCCGGAGGGGGCCTCTGCGGCCGAGCGCAATCTGGAGCGGGCGTGGTCGAAATCGGGATCGGCGGCGATGGATCTGCTCCTCAAGCGCGGGCGCGACGCGCTGGCGACCGGTGATATCGACAAGGCCATCGACCATCTGACCGCGCTGACGGACCATGCGCCGGATTTCGCCGAAGGCTATCACGCCCGTGCCACCGCGTTCTTCCGCGCCGAAATGTACGGTCTGGCGCTGGATGATCTGGAGATGGCGCTGGCGCTGAACCCCGATAATTTCAACGCGATTTTCGGGCTGGCGGTGATTTTTGCCGAATTGGGCGACGCACGCCGCGCGGCAAGTCTCTACCGGCGGGTTCTGGCGTTGAACCCGCACCACGAAAATGCCACCAAGGCGCTGGATGCGCTGCGCGCGCAGGGCATTGGACGTACTCTCTGATCTGGATTGGAAGTTGCGGTGAACACGCAAGGACGGATCGTGGCCGTATTGGGCCCGACCAACACAGGCAAGACGACATACGCGATCGAGCGCATGCTGGGCCACCGGTCCGGGATCATCGGGTTACCGCTGCGGCTGCTGGCGCGCGAGGTGTATGACCGCATCGTCGCGGCGCGCGGCCCGTCGGTGGTGGCGCTGGTCACCGGCGAGGAACGCATCGTGCCGCCGCGCACGCAATACTGGGTCTGCACCGTTGAAGCGATGCCCGAGGGCATGGGCGCGGATTTCGTGGCGGTCGACGAAATACAATTGTGCGCCGATCCGGAGCGGGGCCACGTGTTTACCGACCGTCTGCTGCGGATGCGCGGCCTGCACGAGACGCTGTTCATGGGGGCCGACACCATGCGCGGCACCATTGCGGCGCTGGTCCCCGAAGCGCAGTTCGTCAAGCGAGAACGGATGAGCCAGCTGACCTATGCAGGTCAGAAAAAGATAAGCCGGATGCGCCCGCGCAGTGCGATTGTCGGATTTTCGGTTGAGAATGTATATGCGATTGCCGAGCTGATCCGCCGCCAGAAAGGCGGTGCGGCGGTGGTCATGGGTGCCCTCAGCCCGCGGACCCGCAATGCGCAGGTCGACATGTACCAGAACGGTGAGGTCGATTATCTGGTGGCGACCGATGCCATCGGCATGGGCCTGAACCTCGACGTGGATCACGTGGCGTTTTCATCGCTGAGCAAATTCGACGGTCGCCGGATGCGCCCGCTTGCGCCCAATGAACTGGCCCAGATTGCCGGCCGGGCGGGGCGCGGGATGAAGCACGGCACCTTTGGCGTCACCGGCGATGCGCGGCCCCTAGACGACGGGGTCGCCCGTGCGATCATGGATCACCAGTTCACGCCGCAGAACAAGATCAACTGGCGCAATCCCGCCCTGCAATTCGGCAGCATCGACCGGTTGATCATGTCGCTGGAAGTCGCACCGGACGACGAGCGGTTGGTCAAGGCCCGCGAGGCCGACGACCTGCGTGCCCTCAAGGCGCTGTCGGATGATGCGGAAATCACGGCGCGCTGTACCGACGGCCCGTCGGTGCGATTGCTGTGGGATGTGTGCCGCATTCCCGACTTTCGTGGCATCAGCCATGCCGAGCATGCGAACCTGCTGGAGGTCATATTCAACCACCTGCACCAGCGCGGATCCATCCCCGACGATTGGCTGGCGCGGCAAATAAAACGGATTGATCGAACCGATGGCGACATTGATGCGTTGTCTAAACGACTGGCCTTTATCCGCACATGGACCTACGTCACCCAGCGCAAAGGGTGGACGAATGACGAAACCCATTGGCGCGGCGAGGCCCGTGTCGTAGAAGACAGACTGTCGGACGCCTTGCACGAACGTCTGACCCAGAGATTTGTAGACCGGCGCACATCCGTGCTTTTGCGCCGGCTAGGACAGAAGGAAGCCATGGTGGCCGAAGTAAACGATACCGGTGAAGTGACCGTCGAAGGCGAATTTGTAGGCAAGCTGGACGGGTTCCGTTTCCGCGCCGACAAGGGCGCAGGCGCGGCCGAGGACAAGACGATCAAGACCGCCGCGCTTCAGGCGTTGGCGCCGCAATTTCATCTGCGGGCGGATCGTTTTTACAACGCACCCGACACCGAGATCGATTTCACCGAGCAGGGGGGCCTGATGTGGGGGTCGTCCGCGGTGGGCAAGCTGGTGGCGGGGTCCGACCCGCTCAAGCCGGACGTCGAGGTTTTCGTGGACGATGTCGCAGGCCCGGAAGTGGCCCAGAAGGTGCAGCGCCGCCTGCAGCACTTTATCGAGCGCAAGGTCGCGGCCCTGTTCGAGCCGTTGATTGCGGTCCAGAAAGACGAAACGCTGACCGGTCTCGCGCGCGGTTTTGCGTTCCGGATGGTCGAGAATTTCGGCATCATCCCGCGGGCGGCCGTGGCAGATGAGGTCAAAGCGCTCGATCAGGACGCACGCGGTGCCTTGCGCAAACATGGCATCCGTTTTGGCCAGTTCACGATTTTCATGCCGCTGCTGTTGAAGCCCGCGCCGACGCGCCTGCGTCTGGTGCTGTGGTCGTTGCAGCAGAAGCTGGGAGAATTCCCTGAATCCCCGCCCCCCGGTCTGGTCACCATTCCGGTCGAGGCGGGCGCACCTGCGGGGGCGGACACGATGGCAGGGTACCGCAACGCGGGCGAACGGGCGATCCGGATCGACATGCTGGAGCGGTTGGCCGACATGCTGCGGGGCGAGGATTCGCGCGGCGGGTTCGAGGCCAAGGCCGACATGCTGTCGATCTCGGGCACCACGCTGGAGCAATTTGCCGTGCTGATGGAAGGGCTGGGCTACCGCGCCGAAAAGGGTGAGCGGGCCAAGGTCAAACCCGCTGACGCGGTCATGCCGCATGACGGCACATTTGAGGCGATGGACCCTGCCGACGACACCGTTGTGGCCGAGAAGGTCGCAGAGGGCGCCGACGACCGGCCCGAGGCCGATGCGCCTGACAAACCGGTGATGGATGTGGCCGCGGAGGAGCCCGCGGGCGGCATCGTGGCCACGCCGGACCCGGACGCGGCAGGCGATATGCCAGAGGAGGTCACCGGCATCGAGGATGCGGGCATCGCGCCCATCGTATCGGAGCCCGCGGAAGACGCGGAAATCGATGCGGCGATCCCCGACATGTCTGAAACCGAAACACCCGTGGGCACGGCGCCCGATGCCGATGTGGCGGGGCCGGATATGGAAGTGTTCTATACCTTCACATGGGGCCGCCAACAGCAGCGCCGCGGGGGCGGTGGCGGCGACGCAAATCGCGGTCGCGGCGGCGGCAAGGGTAAGGGCGGCAAGCCCGGCGGCGCCCCGCGCGGCAAGAAAGGGCCCCGCGACGGCGGCAAGGGCGGCAAGACACAGAACTTCTCTGCCCGACCGCCGAAGAAGGAAAAAGCGATTGACCCTGACAACCCGTTTGCGGCCGCTCTGATGGGCCTCAAAGACGACAAGTGAGCGAGACCGCGCCGGAAAAGCTGCGACTGGATAAATGGTTGTGGTTTGCGCGGTTCTTCAAAACACGTTCCCTGGCGGCCAGTATCGTCGCCGGGGGACAGGTGCGCATCAACGGCACCCCGACGTCGAAACGCGCGGCAACCATCAGCGCAGGTGACGTTCTGACCTTTGCCAAGGACGATCATATTCGCGTGATCCGGATCGACGCCTGCGGCGTCCGGCGTGGCCCCGCGCCCGAAGCACAGGCGCTTTACACCGATTTGTCCCCGCCGGAGCGCAAGGTCAGGGACGAAAACCCGCAAAACCCTGCTTTCGAAGGAAAAGGCCGCCCGACAAAACGCGACCGGCGGCAGCTTGATCTTTCTCGGTCCCGCCACCTTGAATGATCCCGCAGCCTGATTTAGTCAGACAGCACCACAACTCCCGAGAGATTGCCGCATGACCTATATTGTGAATGACGCCTGCATCGCCTGCAAATACACCGACTGTGTCGAGGTATGCCCGGTCGATTGTTTCTACGAAGGCGAGAACATGCTGGTCATCCATCCCGATGAGTGCATCGATTGCGGTGTGTGCGAACCCGAATGCCCCGCCGATGCGATCCGTCCCGACACCGAGCCGGACATGGAAAAGTGGGTCGAGTTCAACCGCAAGTATTCCGAGCTGTGGCCGGTCATCATCACCAAGAAAGATCCGCTGCCGACCGCCGACGACATGGACGGCAAGGAAGGCAAGATGGAGCTGTTTTCCGAAGCCCCCGGCGAGGGTGGCTGAGCGATTCGCGGATACACCTGCGTTCGGCTTCGGTGATCGCAGGAACCCCTGCTATGATGGATATGCGGCCCCGTAGGGCGCCCTTTCGGGGGGGTCGTTTTTGTGGTATACTGCCGCCAATGAACATTGTTTTCGTACATATCGCACCCGC from Sulfitobacter sp. S190 includes the following:
- a CDS encoding endonuclease/exonuclease/phosphatase family protein; the protein is MLWHGDTTVPSQWGLATFVRRSIPVIGQVQGFVHKEYGADGYGDHPRSRSAHGVRVYDHDAARAVSVTHMHGLRDLRGKMDTPARADQARKLRDIARQVSAPGDLRIVCGDFNVQPDSETLAILGRDGLTDLVTRGGFLTTRSAHYTKPGKFADYMMVSDPYAVRRFDVVAAPEVSDHLPLVLEI
- a CDS encoding SCP2 sterol-binding domain-containing protein; this encodes MSDIVNEAVKVLNEKLAGEDIGGTAKFDIEGEGAVMIDDAGARAGDEEADVTMSADSDTFRGIIEGDINPTSAFMSGKLSVDGDMGMAMKLASALA
- a CDS encoding ligase-associated DNA damage response exonuclease, which gives rise to MTQQPVLTFTPEGIYCAAGDFYIDPWRQVDRALITHGHADHARWGMGRYLATHDALPVMRHRLGDITAEGIAYGERRQIGGATVSFHPAGHVPGSAQIRVEVGGEIWVASGDYKVIDDGLSAPFEPVKCHHFITESTFGLPVFSWAPQHSVAEEINGWWRACAAAGKTAMLGAYSLGKAQRLISMLDPGIGPILCHTAIENTNAVLRGQNITLPDTTLADKDVTAKTHPGAMVLAPPSALGSAWARKFGPLESGFASGWMAMRGVRRRRAGDRGFIISDHADWAGLLWALRQTEAENIYVTHGYTDIFARYLNEQGWNAQVVPTQFEGESLDAQDDTGEAA
- a CDS encoding amidohydrolase, translating into MPPEPRAPAKAPPPGAVDAHVHLVAGCDEYALWDGRVENPAPGPTLDGWLALFREHLDTLGLTRAVIVHSILYGTDNSVTVEAVRRMGGVARGVGLLPDGATEAQIDQFTDWNMDAVRLNYVHGGVLTWDGARAMAPALAERGLHIQMLCHADRHMADIAADVRALPCPVVFDHVAWPSDGLDPNGSGIDTLCGLLADGHAFVKLSALYRMCDAPYTDADALVSRLIAANPERCLWASDWPHLMLNGTAMPDAAALLDAFDRVVPDDATRTRILCDTPANLFRF
- a CDS encoding M3 family oligoendopeptidase produces the protein MFQLPFPVRDANASAGAQPLGDLPEWNLDDLYTGEDAAELKRDLDWLEQACNSFAADYEGKLAELDAAGLLECVLRNEKINQIAGRIMSFAGLRYYQQTTDGGRAKFMSDCQEKITNITTPLVFFTLELNKLDTDHLDGLLAQNADLARYKPIFDRIRAMQPYQLSDELEKFMHDLGVVGDAWERLFDETIAGLEFDVDGEIMGIEGTLNLLTDPERSRREAGARELAAVFQNNVKTFARVHNTQAKEKEIIDRWRGMETAQTGRHLSNQVEPEVVEALRNAVVNAYPKLSHRYYELKRKWLGLDVMQVWDRNAPLPMEDPKIVDWAAAERTVMDAYSAFDSRMGELAKPFFTDGWIDAGVKPGKAPGAFAHPTVTDVHPYVMLNYLGKPRDVMTLAHELGHGVHQVLAAGQGEMLSSTPLTLAETASVFGEMLTFRKMLDGAKTQTERKVLLAGKVEDMINTVVRQIAFYDFECKLHAARRGGELTPEDINALWMSVQAESLGPAFEFMEGYETFWAYIPHFVHSPFYVYAYAFGDGLVNALYAVYAEGEEGFEEKYFDMLKAGGSKHHKELLAPFGLDASDPAFWDKGLSMISGFIDELEAMED
- a CDS encoding ATP-dependent DNA ligase, encoding MRAFADLFNAIDQSTKTTVKVNALADYFQNAAEVDKIWTIALFSGRRPKRAVTTTKLREWGAEVAGIPLWLFEECYPIVGDLAETIALVLPPNTTTDNRPLSQWITDLRAVYKQDEEAKKAFVLDAWARLGGTERFIFNKLITGGMRVGVSQKLMTRALARATDRDEAELAHRLMGNWHPDDTTWYALIEAEDASADASRPYPFYLAYALEDGPEALENTADWRAEWKWDGIRGQLILRGGEHFVWSRGEELMTDRFPELARAVDYLPDGTVLDGELLVWHASDPHPASFNTLQPRIGRKTVPKKLLADAPVVLHAYDLLEHQGADMREHPFAQRRATLETLCADLPPDAPVRLSPQLPFDDWSDLHSYRDGARDAHAEGLMLKRADSPYLAGRKKGDWWKWKLAPLTIDAVMIYAQSGSGRRANLFTDFTFAVWDGDALVPFTKAYSGLTDAEFRKITNWVRKNTQQRFGPVRQVTPHHVFEIAFEGIQASPRHKSGVALRFPRMLRWRQDKPLAEANTLDDLKDMLATYG
- a CDS encoding tetratricopeptide repeat protein codes for the protein MRIPTVNLKHTVTALGLTLLLVGPVMGQQDTQELLETLRTATPEGASAAERNLERAWSKSGSAAMDLLLKRGRDALATGDIDKAIDHLTALTDHAPDFAEGYHARATAFFRAEMYGLALDDLEMALALNPDNFNAIFGLAVIFAELGDARRAASLYRRVLALNPHHENATKALDALRAQGIGRTL
- a CDS encoding alpha/beta fold hydrolase gives rise to the protein MPLTPAPLFTDVHPGPDPAAAYWADTSDGLQIRLGVWTQPDARGTVLLFPGRTEYVEKYGPAAGEFAARGLATIAVDWRGQGLASRMLPDRLTGHVESFSDYQKDVATVMRAARELNLPRPYFLVAHSMGGCIGLRAVMEGLSVQAACFTGPMWGIHISPHMRIAARVLSTLMPKLNQGHRLPPSTSVAPYVLTEPFDDNMLTTDQQMYDMMIDQIQAHPDLQLGGPSFTWLREALSETKHLASRAAPNLPCITFLGSNERIVDVPRIHARMENWKGGRLQIVEGGEHEILMEVEAIRGPVFDDMVKLFLQTATG